The sequence GCGCCCAGGCGCTCTGCGAGTCGCTCGGTGCGCACGCCCCCGAGCCCCTGCTGGACGGCGCGCGCCAGGCGGCGGACTTCTGGGTGGCCATCCATCGCCGGGCGCTCGCGGAGGCATAGTCCGCGCCCCGCTCAGTCCAGCAGCTCCACGACGTCCGCCCGGACGCCGAGCAGGGCGAAGCCGAAGTTGGCGAAGTTGTAGAGGGGTTCGTCCGAGTCCGTATTGTCCACACCCCCACCGTAGAAGCGCAGGCGCAGGTAGGGAGACACGGCGGCGTCGTCATCCACGGGCACGCCCAGGGTGAGGGCCGCGTCGTAGAGCGCCCCGCGGCTCGGGTCCGTGGGGTTGACGAGGCCATCCACCTCCAGCGCGGCCCAGAGGCGTTTCGAGGGCCACCACGTCAGGCGCGTCTTCAGCGCGGGCACCGGGCCGATGTCCGCGTCCCGCGCATAGAGCCCGCCGTCCTGGGAGCGCAGTTCCACCAACGCCGTGCGAATCTGGAGGCTGACGCCCACGTCCCACTGGAAGCGCTCGCGGTGGATGAGGCGATACACGTAGCTGGCGCGGTAGCCACTGAACGAATACGTGTGCTCCACCGGCGTGCCCGCGGGGAAGAGCGTGTCCTTGAAGAGGATGTCCTTCGTCAGCGTCGCCCGCGTGGTGACGGGCAGCGGTGCGTAGAGGAGCACCACGCCATGGCGCTCTCCCAGCCGCGCCTCGACGGAGGCGCGCGTCGTGTTGAAGAGGGGCTCGTCCTGGTTGATGTCCTTCGCCGAGTAGCGCGTGCCACCGGCACCAAAGGCCAGCTCGTTGCGGAACACCTTCACCGGGCCCGCCTCCGCCTCGATGAAGAGCGCCTCCAGCAGTCGGTCGTCGGCCCGCGCGGCCAGCGGCGCCAGCAGACAGCATCAGTGAACACTCGCGGGGACCGTTACACCGGGTCTTCGAAAATCGAGTCCCCCTCCATGGGGCGTGACTCACGACCCGCAGGCCCGCTCCGCCGCGGCCACGCAGTCGTTGGTGTTCTGGCAGCTCACGCAGCGCAGCTTCGTGCCGTTGTGCTTGTAGTAGCAGCGGATGGGCTCGGAGCGGGCGTCACGGACCTCGCAGAACACGATGGTCCCGGTGGAGCAGAGCGGCTCGGCCACCGGCTCGCCGCAGCAGCCTTCGCCGTCGAAATGAGGGCGTAGCTCGGTGGTGCACGCCATCCCCGGTTCCCACCGTCACAGGGAGGTCTGGAGCTCGGACGAGCCCAGGTATTCCTCCACCCCGAGGACACCCTCCTCCAGCACCAGCAGGAAGGCGGCCGCGCCCGACGCTGCCAGCCTCTGTTTGAGCTTCGCGGGGAGGTAATCCATCGTCTGCAGCCGCTGGCGCAGGTTGAGGAACGCGTGGCAGCCCACGGCGTCATACCTGCCCGTCTCCCGCAGCCTGCCCATCGCGGCAGGGGCATCGAAGGGCTCCTCCGAGTCATGGATGATGTCGCAGGTGCGCAGGTGCCGTGTTACCACCCGCTCGGGATGCTTCTGAAGCGCGTGGTGAAAATAAAGGACATATTCCGAGGCCCCGTTCCACTTCTCCACGTCGACCGTGTCGAGGAAGGCCTTCCAGAAGGGCTGCTTGCGACGCTGCTCGACGGCCGCGTGGAGCGCGTCCAGGATTCGCCGGTCGAGGACCATGTGATGGTGCATGCCGCTGAAGGGATTGCGCGGCGCCCAACCCGGGACGAGCCGCCCGGCGAAACGCGCGTGCACATGCGTGACCTTGTGGGGATAGTCCCGGGTATTGAGTTGCCATTCGAAGGGATAGCCGGGGGACAGGATGGCCTCCCCCCGCTCGGTCAGGAACGGCACGCCACGGGCGAAATGAAAATCGGCGTCCAGGATGAGGACGTGGTCGAGCAGGTCGGGGATGGCGCTGTAGACGCAGAGCTTGAGGAGCTGCTGGTAATACCAGGAGCCGTGCGGATGGGTGGTTCCCTTCCTCACCAGCGCGTCCGTCACGTCGTGGACCGCGAAGGGATAGCGCTCCTCGTTGATCCAGATGACGGGCTTTCCCGCGACCTGGTGCAGGTGCAAGTGCTCGAGCTCCTGCCGCGCGACGACGTAGACATTGCGGATGGGGGTGCGTGAGTGCTGGACGATGCTCGCGATGCAAGGTGCGAGCTTGTCGTAGTCCTTGGGCGCCACGGGGATGACGACATCGATCTGGATGGGCTCCGCGGTCGCGGGGATGCGCTCGGAGAGGCCAGGGAGCTGGCCATCCTCACGGCGCGCGCGACCTTCATTCGGTGTCATGCTCGAACCTTCAGCTCCTCGCGATTGTCCTGCGTGAGCTGCATTCATCAGACCAGGACTCCGAGCGCTCGTCAAAGTCGATAGCTGCTCTTGCCATCTCGTTGCCACAGATGGCCTGCGGCGGTGCACCGGGCGCGCACGCAGAGGTTGCGGACGACCCATCACCTTCACTGGGGGCCTCAAGCACACCTGGATGGGGCGGTTCTCCGAGCGCGAGTGCATCTGTCGAGATCCAAAAACAAGGCGCTGGCTCAAGTAATACCCGGAGGCGGTTCCCAGCCATCCCCGGAGCATGACTCATGAACGCGGAAGTACCCCTGTCGGGCCTCTGCTCGGTCAGGTGAACCGGGCCCGGGTAACACGGCCGGTGGCCTTACATAAACAAATATTGGCGACCCAATGATTTATCACCAGCGGTGATTCTTCCGAGTCGAAAGTGTCCAGGAATCAGGTCCACCCCAAGGGAGTCCGCATGTTTCGAAGAAGTATTGTGCTTGCAGCGGGATGTATTGCGTTGATGTCCGGGTGCGCAGCCCCACCCGTGGACGAGCCGCGGGAAATCGTCAGCAACCTGGTCCAGGCCGGGTTCCCGGCCGACGACATCATGGTCGTCGACGGGAAGGTCTACGTCGGGCGGGACGCCGAGGTGACCCTGGCCGCGTCGCGCGAACTGCTCGAGCAGGGCAACAGCACCGAGGAGCAATACCGCACCACCAACCTCGTCAGCACCTCGGTGACGAAGATCTGCATCGACGGATCGACGTTCACCGGCGCTTTCAGCACGGCGCTCGACCTCGCCATCCAGAACTATGACGAGCTGCCTCTCACCTTCGCCATGGCGCGCACGCCGAGCACCGGCTGCAGCTTCACCATCAAGGCGGTCCTCCAGCCGGCCCTGACCGGAGGCTCGGCCGGATTCCCGTCGAACGGGCTGCCGTACCCTACCGTCAATATCGGCCTTGGACTCGCCTTGTTCAGCGTCGACGTCATCGAGCACGTCATTACGCATGAAATCGGCCACACCATCGGGTTCCGCCACTCCGACTACTACAACCGCAGCATCAGCTGCGGCATCGGCGGCGACGAGGGTGCCAGTGGGGTGGGCGCCATTCACATCCCGGGCACGCCGACCACGGCCACTGTCGGCGGCTCGCTCATGAACTCGTGCTTCCGCTCGGTGGAGACGGGCGAGTTCACTGCCGGCGACATCTCTGCCATCCTGCAGCTCTACGGAACGGTGTGCACGGGCCAGACTCCGGCCGGTGCGACCGCGTGGCAGCAGTATGGCGCCGACGGCATCTACCTGGACGTGGACACGTCCAAATGTCGCCTTGCGTCCACGCCGCTGTACTTCACCTCCCTGGGCGGGTGGAGCAATCACTGGACAGTCCAGGGCGCCACGTCCATCTACCTGCCGACGGCGACGGGCTTCCGCGTCCACGTGCAGCAGCCCGGCATCACCCCGGCCGTGGCCAACAGCATGGGCATGCACCTCAACTGGCAAGCCGCGCCGCCAAATCTGCGCCAGGAGTCGCTGTGCACAGGACAGACGCCCGTGGGCGCCACCGCGTGGCAGCAGTACGGCGCCGACGGCATCTACCTGGACGTGAATACCGCGGCCTGCGGCTTCGGGGTGACGCCGCAGTACCTCACGTCCCTCGGCGGGGCGAGCGAACACTGGACGGCCCGGGGCGCCACGTCCATCTACCTGCCGACGGCGACGGGCTTCCGCGTCCACTTGCAACAGCCCGGTATCACCCCGGCCTTGGCCAACAGCAGGGGCTGGCATCTCAACTGGCAGGCTTCACCGAGCAACGTTCGCCAGGCCTCCCTGTGCACGGGGAAGACAGAGGCGGGCGCCACGGCGTGGCAGCAGTATGGTGTCGATGGCATCTACCTGGACGTGAGCACCGCGGCCTGCGGCCGCACGTCCACGCCGCTGTATTTCACCTCCCTGGGAGGGGTGACCAACCACTGGACAGCCCAGGGCGCCACGTCCATCTATCTGCCGACGGCGACGGGCTTTCGCGTCCACGTGTACCAGCCCGGCATCACCGTTGAGCAGGCCAACAGCATGGGCATGCACCTCAACTGGGTTGCGGAGTAGCGGCACTCGGCTGAGCTGACCTGAGGCCGGGGACCGCGTTGCCGGTTCCCGGCCTCTCGTCTTGAGGAACGCCTCCCCGAGACGTGGATTAATACTACCCGGTCACATGCGTGACGCTGCTCTCGGAGGCGCGCGAGCGTTGACCGGGCGCAGGCACAGAGGGCAGTGGCCAATGCGGCGAAGCAGCAGGAGTTGGAGCTGCCGCCGCACCTGGGGCAGCGCCCAACGTGCCCGGCTCCGGGGGGAAAAGCGCCCGGTGCAAGGCGAGGAAGCCATGGGCCACCATGCAGAGCGTGGCGTGGTGGTGGAAGCCTCGCCAACTGCGGCCCTCGAAGTGGTCCAGGCCCACTTCTCCCTTCAACTCCTGATAGTCGCGCTCCACGCGCCAGCGCAGCTTGGACAGACGTACCAACTCCTTGAGCGGTGTGTCCTTTGGCAGGGACGACAGGTGATACTTTGTCGGACCTGCTTCACCGCGCGGCCATTCCACCAGCAGCCACACCTCTTCACCTGGCGGCTCGCGCCAGACGTGGTGCTCCGCCGTCTGCACTCGCATGGCGGCAAAGCGTGAAGACTGCATGCCTCGGCTTCCCTGGCGCCAGCGCACGACGTGAAAGGCAGACCGAGGGAGGTTCCGAGCCAACTGCTCGATGAGGACCGGGCGGTGGCCTGACTCATCGACGTAGCGCGTGCGAGGACGGCCCATCTGGTGCGGCACTCGGTGAGGAAGCTGCGGCCCGGCCCCCGGAGGCCAGACGTTGGTATTGCCTTGCACGCCCACAAGGAAGTGCAACCCCCTGTTGCGAAGCGCCTCCCGAAAATCTCGGCAGCTGCCGTAGCCGAAGTCAGCCAGGACGAGCTTTTCACGTACGCCCCAGCCGCGTGCTTCATCGAGAAGCTCGAGCGCCAGCTCCCACTTGCGTTCGAAGTGGACCTCCTGCGGGACACCCGCTGCGCGCATGCGGCGCCTGTCCGTTGTCCACTCCTCGGGGAGGTACAGGCGCATCCCAATGCAGCCGCTGCCCTTCTCGCCCGCCATGTGCAGGCTCACTGCGACCTGGCAGTTGTCCGTGCGGCCCAAGGTGCCCGAGTACTGGCGTGCGACACCCACGGAATGCACGCCTTTCTTCGGGAACCCCGTGTCGTCGATGAGGAGGGCTTCCAGGGCGGGTAGCTCCCGCTCCAACTTCTGGGTGAGGCGACAGCGTACCCGAGTGTCATCCCAGGCCGCGCCGGACACGCACTGCTGCAGGCGTTGGCGCAAAGCCTCCGTCTGGTCTGGCGAATGGGCCAGTCGTGCCGCCATGGGCTCGATGCTCTTGCGCTCCCCATCCAGCAGGAGGCCTGTGACGTAGCCGCCCAGAGCGCGCCGCCGCTCCGTGCGGCCCATTCCCACCGTCATCGAGTCCAGGTACTCGGAGAGCTCTCGGTCAAGCTGGTGCAGTTGAGCCGGCGTCATGCCCCTTCAACACGGGGCTCCCGAGCCCGATTCATCTGACCGAGTAGCGTTAGAAGTCGCGATAGCAGAGGTAGTTGTCCTCCCACGCCGAATCGGCCTCGGAGAAGCGCACGCATGTCCTACCCGCGACGGGCCCCTGGTAGGACCAGGTGAAGTACACCGGGCTGTTGTTGGGGACGCAGAGGTAGTTGTCGTCCCAGGGCGAGTACGTCCCCGCCGTGTCTCCCGGCTCGTTCACCAGGGTGCAGCGCATGCCCTGGATGGGGCCGGCCCAGCTCCACTTCCAGTGGTAGGCGTCCGCCTCGGGAACGACGAGATAGTTGTCGTTCCACATGCCGCTGTGCGTGTCGCCTGGCTCCTCCAGCTTCAGCGCGTTGGCGCGGTTCGGGGGCGCGTAGTGCCAGAACTCCACCAGGCCGCGCCAGTCACCCTCCACCAGCCGGTCGTTGTAGGCGAGCCACGCCGTCGTCTGGCCGGACGCCACCAGCACCCGGGTGAGCGCCGCGTTCTGCGCGCCATTGCGGGGCGCGGAGAAGACATAGCCGGACGGGCAGCGGCCGGTGTTCTGGCTCCATGTGCCCGCGGTAGCGCTGAGCTGCCAGTCGAGCGGTGAGTCCAGCTTGCGGCACGCGAAACGCTTCTGCTGGTCGCACCGGGCATCGTTCCAGCGGCCGTTGGAGCGCAGCTCGGCACAGTCCTCGTCGTTGAAGTTGTCGGGCTGCCCGTCATCCCAGCTCCAGAGGGAGGCCTTCATCAGCTCCTGGAAGTCGCGGTACGGCCCGAAGCCCGACTGGCCAATCGGGTCCAGCACGACGCCCACGTTGCACTCCTGGGCGCGGCGTACGTGCTCGGGGGACGTGGACCAGAAGACCGGCTCCTGGCTGCTGTCTCCGACGAAGGAGTAGAAGCGATTGTCCGTGGGGTGCGCTGGTAGCGGCTGATACGAGCCATACCAGCCGCTGCCCGAGTCGAACACCTTCCACTCACACGCCTGGCGCTCCTCGTAGGACATCCAGAAATTCTTGATGCTGGCCTGCCCGTTGTCCGTCCACCACGGCCAGCTCGACTGCCAGTCGACGGAGAGGGCCTCGCCCTGGGGCCAGCCGCTGCCGGGCATGGGGATGTTGCCTCCCAGGACGAGGACCTGCCGCCCGAAGGCGCGAATCCGGTCCACGCTGGGGAACAGGTTGCTGTTCCCCCGGAGCTGGTTCAGCTCCTGGCGGCTGAGGAACTCCTCCGTCAGCTCGTTGTAGAAGGTGAGCGCCACCTCTTGCGTCCGCGAGTCGTCCCACTCCCGCTGGACGTTGATGAAGATGAGCTCGTTGGGGTTGGACACCAGCCAATCGCGGACCTCACGCAGCGCGTAGGCCAGGGGGCGCGAGCCGATGGGACACGGCCTCGAGGCCGAGTGACACACCTGGATGCGCGACGTCGCATCCGCGTGGACGTCCATGTCGATGGAGCGGACGCCCATGCGGAGCATGTCGGTGATGGAGAACGAGTGCTGCCACCCGGCCAAACCCGAGCCCAGCGACTCCTGCGCGGTGTTGTACGTGTTGTGCGCGCCCAGCCACGCGACGTGGTTGAAGGGCTGGCTTCTGCCGAGCCGCCGCTGGAGACCCAGGGCGCGCGCGGACGGGGACTCGGTGAAGGACGTCACGTCGGGACGCCACCGGCGCTGCTCGGCGGGCGCGGAGTCGGGAGCGTTCTGGCAGCTCCCGCCGGAGGGCGCGAGGCCGCGGTCGCACCAGTTCCACACGCCCGCCCAGTTGGGGTTGCAGGGCGCCTGCCCGAAGGCGCCGCAGGTGACATCGCTGTAGGCGGCCTGTCTCACGGATGCAAGCGCGCCGGGCTCCCGCTCCGGGGGACTCTCGCATCCGAGCCAGAGGACGGACGTAATGCCAAGCCACAGGACTCCTCTCCATGCAATCTCACGAGCTGCTGCCATGCGTTCCGCTCCTTGGTGGGGGGCACCCGGCGTGCCGGATTGCACCTGTCACCCCCAATAGCGCTCCTGTCCTTCCCATGCTCTCACCCGAGGGCGCCTCCTGGGCTCTTTTCAAGCATTTGAAATGGCCATGTCACACGCGGCACCGGCTGCGTCGTCCTGGGGCTGGAAGGGCACTTCGCCCCCAGAACGAGGACCTGCACATGAAGCCCGGATGAATGCCTTCACGGTCGCGCCGGACGCCCTCAACCTCATGGTGGATTTCAGCAAGAAGGTGGAGGCACTGGGGCTGGACCGAGGCCCTGACGCTCCTCTCCCAGACGCACGCACCCGACGAGGACTACGCTGCGCTCGAGCCGCACTTCACCGAAGAGGAGATCGTGAAGCCGACCCTCATGATTGGCGTCATCAACACCGCGAACCGGCTCGTCCTCGGCTTCCGGGCCGTGCACCCGGTGGCCCCTCGCAGTGAAGCCGCCTGATTCGAATCCCGCGGACGTCTTCGACCCGCTCCGCCCCCGGCTGCTCCGCATCGCGTACCGGATGCTGGGCATCGTCGCGGAGGCGGAGGACGTGGTGCAGGAGGCGTATCTGCGTTGGCACCAGACGAACCGCGACGTCGTGCGGGACGCCGAGGCCGTGCTCGTCCGCACGGTGACGCGCCTGTGCCTGGACGTCCTGAAGTCCGCGCGCGTCCGGTGCGAGGAATACGTGGGGACCTGGCTTCCAGAGCCCATCCTCGAGACAGTGGAGGGCAGCTCGTACATGAGGGCACCATCGACGGCCTGCCCGCGTACGTCACGCTGGATCCGGATGGAATGCTGCAGACCACGGCGTTCGCCATCGAGGACGGCCAAATCGTCGCCATCTACGCCACGCGCAACCCCGACAAGCTGAAGGGCATCCGGCGCGCGGTGGTGGGCGATTCGTCATAGGAGGCTCCAGCGCGCGGCGAAGGACTCGCGCGTGAAGTCGACGAACCGGAGCATGGCAGGCGTGCCGCCGGCCATGCCCGGCGGTGGGCTCGCCTCTTGTGGCTTCGGCCCTGCCCACGCTTCGGGGAACTGAACCTGGGTTGCGTGTGCATCTCCCTTTCCGGCTGTGGGAAGAGGCACACGCGAGCCCTACCCGAGTGCGTCCAGCGCGGCCTGGGGCATCTTGTCCAGCATGTCCGCCGCCGAGGGCGACAGCCAGAGTCTACGGACGCTCACGAATGGCAGCCCGTTGACGGCGAGTCCGCAGCGGTGGCGAGGGCGGGTGCAATGGATTTGCGGCTCCGGCGTAGGGTCGCTGGACCTGTGCCCTGCTTGACTCGCTCGCGCCATGGCGCCGAGCCCCACGCCGGAGGAAGCCTTATGTTCGGACGCCGCCCCCAGGGAGACTTCGACGAGGAGGCCGAGCACGACGCACGGCGCAACTCCGGCAACGTGGCCGCCGCCCGGGACCGCTCCCATCACGCGCCGGCGTCCGCGTGGCTCGAGGGTTTCGGGCGGGACCTGCGCCACGCGTGGAGCGCGCTGCTGCGCACGCCGAGCTTCCTCGTCACCTGCGTCGGCACGCTCGCGCTCGCCATCGGCGCGGTGGCGGGCATGTTCAGCGTCGTCAACTCCGTGCTGGTGCGGCCGCTGCCGTTCCGGGACCCCGACCGCCTCGTCGCCGTGATGGGCACCGCCCCGGGCTCGGACCTCCCGGAGCGCTTCGACCTCAGCGCGGACTTCTACGTCCAGTACAAGGAGCGCTCGAAGCTCCTGGACGGCATCGCCCTGCTCAGCTCGGGCACGTCCACGCTGCGCGCCGACACGCGCGTGGAGCGAGTCCCGATGGCGTGGCCCACCATCGACCTGTTCGAGACCTTCGGCGTGCGCCCGCAGCTCGGGCGCCTGCCAGTGGCGGAGGACGGGGACCAGGTCGTCGTCATCAGCGACCGGCTGTGGACGAGCTGGTTCGGACGCGACCCATCCGTGGTCGGCAGGTCGTACTTCGTCTCGGACGGCATGAAGGAGGTCATCGGGGTCATGCCCCCGGAGTTCCGCTACCCGAGCGACGAGACGATGCTCTGGGTGGCCAATCCGGTGCGGCTCGAGGACCTGCGCCCCGGCCAGCTCGGCGCCGTCGTGGTGGGCCGCATGAAGCCGGGCGTGACGGCGGAGCAGCTGAGCGCGGAGCTGACCACGCTGTCGAAGCAGCTGCCGGCGCGCTTCGGCGGACCGCCCAGCTATGCGCGCCTCATCGAGCAGCACCGCGCGCGGGTCGAGCCGCTGCTGGAGCGGATGGTGGGCCGCACGGCCCGCACGTCGCTCTGGCTGCTGCTGGGCGCGGTGTGCGTCGCGCTCGTCATCGCGTGCGCCAACGTCACCAACCTCTTCCTCGTGCGCGCTGAGCGGCGCGCCCCCGAGCTGGGCGTGCGCCGGGCGCTGGGGGCGTCGCCGGGGCAGCTCGTCCGCTTCCAGCTGGCAGAGGCGCTCCTCGTGGCGCTGCCCGCGGGGCTGCTCGCCATTGCCCTGAGCGCGGCCACGCTGCCGCTGTTCCTCGCGGCCGCGCCGCGGGGCATCCCGCGGCTGGGCGCCGTGCGGCTCGACCTGGCCACGGTCGCTGCCACGTTCGTGCTGGTGCTCCTCACCGCGCTGGTCTGCGGCGCCGTGCCCGCGCTGCGCGCCTCGTCCGCCAACCTCAGCAGCATGCGTGACGGGGGGCGGACGGCTACGGCGCGCCGGCACGGGTTCCGCAACGCGCTGGTGGTGGGGCAGACGGCGCTCGCGCTCACGCTGCTCATCGGCGCAGCGCTGTTGCTGCAGAGCTTCAGCCGCCTGCGGAACGTGGACCCGGGCTACGAGACGGACGGCATCTACACGTTCCAGTTCGCGCCCGACCAGCCGCATCTGACGGACGGCCCCGCGTGGGGCCGGCTGCACCTGGCCTTCATGGACCAGTTGCGGGCGCTGCCGGGCGTCACCGGCGTGGGGCTCGTCAACAATATCCCGCTCGACGAGGGGACGCCGATGGGGAGCTTCTTCTCCGACGCCATGCCCGAAGCCGACGGCGGCGCGCGGTTCGGCATGAACTTCACCGCGGGCGACTACTTCCGGGTGATGGGCATCTCGCTGCAGGAGGGGCGCACGTTCACCAACGAGGAGGCCTTCACACCCAACAGCAGCGTCATCGTCAGCCGTTCGGTGGTGCGCAAGCTCTGGCCGAACGCGAGCGGCCTGGGCCAGCGCCTGCGCGTCGCCACGCCCCGGGATGGCGTGCTGCCCTTCACCGTGGTGGGCGTGGTGGAGGACGTGAAGCAGGACGACTGGCGCGAGGCGGCCGAGGCGGTCGTCTACTTCCCCCTGACCGGGCCGGCCCCGGGCACGTGGCAGATGGGCTCCCCGGCCTACGCGGTCAAGTCATCGCGCGCGGACGCGCTGCGCGACGAGGTGCGCGAGCTCGTGCGCCAGGTGGCCCCCGAGGCGCCGGTCTACCGCGAGTACACGATGGAGTTCCTGGCGCGCCGGTCCACCACCGAGCTGTCGTTCACGATGTTGACCTTCGCCGTGGTGTCCGGGCTGACGCTGTTGCTTGCCGCGGTGGGCCTGTACGGCGTGCTGTCGTCCGTGGTGGCCGGGCGGACGCGGGAGATAGGCGTGCGGATGGCGCTCGGCGCGACGCCGCGCGCCGTGCGCCGGCAGGTGGTGGGGCAGGGCACGCGCGTCGTGCTGGTCGGCGTGGCCATCGGGTTGGTGGCGGCCTTCGCCTCCACGCGCTTCCTCACCGCGCTGCTCTACGAGGTCGAGGCGGTGGAGCCCGGCCTGTTCGCGCTGACGTCCGGGTTGATGGTCGTCATCGGCCTGGCCGCCAGCTACCTGCCCGCGCGGCGCGCGAGCAGCGTTGACCCGGTGGTGTCGCTGCGCAGCGACTGACGGCGTCGCTCACGCTCGAGGACCGCGCGGGCTTCCTCCAACGCCGCGGTGTCGAGCTTCCGCTCCCTCAAGTGGGGGCGGAGCCGGGGTTGGAGGAGGAGAGCCCAGCCTTTGCCGCGACGGTGGAGGAGCCGAGGAAGGAGCACACCCCCCGTGCCAAAGAAAAAGCCCAGCAACCCGGTGGGATTGCTGGGCTTCTCAGTGGAGGCGGCGGGAATCGAACCCGCGTCCGAAAGCCTTCTGCTCTTCGACCCTACGTGCGTAGTCCGCGATTTGCTACGTCCCTGAGGCTCCCACGGACGGGATACTCAGAGCCGGTCCTGGAAAGGTCTCGCTACCTCGGGCCCAGGCACCCTCGGCAGCCAGCCCGCATTATGACGGTCCATCCCAACCCCACGGGCCGAGAGCTGGGGGACCGCGCACTAGAAGCTGTTGTTAGGCAGCCAGCGCGAGCTCAACGTTGTCGTTGGCTTTTGTGTTCTTGCCGGGTTGAATTTACGAGCTACCTGACAAGCTCGGCACGCGTCTCGAACTTCAATGCCCCCGTCGAAACCAGGTCGCCCCCGGTACGTTGACTCACTGCGACTTCACGCGGGCTGCGTCACCCGCGCTTCCTCACATTAACCGCTGACGAAGGTGCGTCAATCCTCATGACACGGCCGGCGCGTACTTCACCGCACGGCTCCGGACACTCCCTTCACAACCTGCACCCCCAACAGTCGAGCCGTCGTAGGGTCGCCTCCCCGCCGGGTCACATCGTCAACGCCCGGCCCACGAGGACGACGAATGAGACGACTGCTCACCCTCCTGCTGCTCCTGCTGGGCACGGCCACGGCCCTGCCGGCCGCCGCCCAGTCCGGGCCCACGGCCGCCTTCCCCTACACGCTCAACACCGAGAAGCTGCCCAACGGCCTCACCGTGGTGCGTGTGCCCTACCCGTCCCAGGGCATCATCGCCTACGTCACCGTCGTGCGCGTGGGCTCGCGCAACGAGGTGGAGCCCGGCAAGACGGGCTTCGCCCACTTCTTCGAGCACATGATGTTCAAGGGGACGAAGAACAACCCCGAGGGCTCGCGCGAGAAGGTGATGGGCACCTTCGGCTTCGACGACAACGCCTTCACCACCGACGACGTCACCGTCTACTACTCGTACGGCCCCACCGCCGGCCTGCCCAAGCTCATCGAGCTGGAGGCGGACCGCTTCCGCAACCTCGAGTACTCCGAGCCCGCCTTCCAGACGGAGGCGCTCGCGGTGCTCGGCGAGTACCACAAGAACGCCGCCGCGCCGTTCCTCAAGATGGAGGAGGAGCTGAACGCCGCGGCCTTCCAGCGCCACACGTACCGGCACACCACCCTGGGCTTCTACGAAGACATCAAGGCGATGCCCCAGGCCTACCAGTACAGCCGCGAGTTCTTCCAGCGCTGGTACACCCCCGACAACACCATGCTCTTCATCGTCGGTGACTTCGACGACGCGAAGGTGATGCAGCTGGTGCGTGAGAACTACGGCCCGTGGAACCGCAAGGTGGCCCAGGTCACCGTCCCCACCGAGCCGCCGCAGACGGGCCCGCGCACCGCGCACATCGACTGGCCGCAGCCCACGCAGCCCCGTCAAATCCTGGCCTGGCGCACGCCCGCCGCGTCCGTCACCACCATGGACGCCGCGATTCAGACGGTACTCGTGGACTACCTCACCGGCCCCACCAGCCCCGCGTACAAGTCGCTGGTGCTGGACAAGCAGCTCGTGGAGGAGATTGGCAGCGACTACTCCGTGCACAGGGACCCGAACCTCTTCACCCTCACCGCCACCCTCAAGAACGAGAAGGACCGCGACACCGTGCGGCTCGCCCTCTTGAAGGAGGTGAGCAACCTCGCCGCCGGCAAGCTGGACGCCGCGCGCGTGAAGGCCATCCAGGACCACGAGCGCTACGGC comes from Pyxidicoccus parkwaysis and encodes:
- a CDS encoding zinc-dependent metalloprotease: MDEPREIVSNLVQAGFPADDIMVVDGKVYVGRDAEVTLAASRELLEQGNSTEEQYRTTNLVSTSVTKICIDGSTFTGAFSTALDLAIQNYDELPLTFAMARTPSTGCSFTIKAVLQPALTGGSAGFPSNGLPYPTVNIGLGLALFSVDVIEHVITHEIGHTIGFRHSDYYNRSISCGIGGDEGASGVGAIHIPGTPTTATVGGSLMNSCFRSVETGEFTAGDISAILQLYGTVCTGQTPAGATAWQQYGADGIYLDVDTSKCRLASTPLYFTSLGGWSNHWTVQGATSIYLPTATGFRVHVQQPGITPAVANSMGMHLNWQAAPPNLRQESLCTGQTPVGATAWQQYGADGIYLDVNTAACGFGVTPQYLTSLGGASEHWTARGATSIYLPTATGFRVHLQQPGITPALANSRGWHLNWQASPSNVRQASLCTGKTEAGATAWQQYGVDGIYLDVSTAACGRTSTPLYFTSLGGVTNHWTAQGATSIYLPTATGFRVHVYQPGITVEQANSMGMHLNWVAE
- a CDS encoding IS701 family transposase → MTPAQLHQLDRELSEYLDSMTVGMGRTERRRALGGYVTGLLLDGERKSIEPMAARLAHSPDQTEALRQRLQQCVSGAAWDDTRVRCRLTQKLERELPALEALLIDDTGFPKKGVHSVGVARQYSGTLGRTDNCQVAVSLHMAGEKGSGCIGMRLYLPEEWTTDRRRMRAAGVPQEVHFERKWELALELLDEARGWGVREKLVLADFGYGSCRDFREALRNRGLHFLVGVQGNTNVWPPGAGPQLPHRVPHQMGRPRTRYVDESGHRPVLIEQLARNLPRSAFHVVRWRQGSRGMQSSRFAAMRVQTAEHHVWREPPGEEVWLLVEWPRGEAGPTKYHLSSLPKDTPLKELVRLSKLRWRVERDYQELKGEVGLDHFEGRSWRGFHHHATLCMVAHGFLALHRALFPPEPGTLGAAPGAAAAPTPAASPHWPLPSVPAPGQRSRASESSVTHVTG
- a CDS encoding phosphatidylinositol-specific phospholipase C domain-containing protein, with translation MRQAAYSDVTCGAFGQAPCNPNWAGVWNWCDRGLAPSGGSCQNAPDSAPAEQRRWRPDVTSFTESPSARALGLQRRLGRSQPFNHVAWLGAHNTYNTAQESLGSGLAGWQHSFSITDMLRMGVRSIDMDVHADATSRIQVCHSASRPCPIGSRPLAYALREVRDWLVSNPNELIFINVQREWDDSRTQEVALTFYNELTEEFLSRQELNQLRGNSNLFPSVDRIRAFGRQVLVLGGNIPMPGSGWPQGEALSVDWQSSWPWWTDNGQASIKNFWMSYEERQACEWKVFDSGSGWYGSYQPLPAHPTDNRFYSFVGDSSQEPVFWSTSPEHVRRAQECNVGVVLDPIGQSGFGPYRDFQELMKASLWSWDDGQPDNFNDEDCAELRSNGRWNDARCDQQKRFACRKLDSPLDWQLSATAGTWSQNTGRCPSGYVFSAPRNGAQNAALTRVLVASGQTTAWLAYNDRLVEGDWRGLVEFWHYAPPNRANALKLEEPGDTHSGMWNDNYLVVPEADAYHWKWSWAGPIQGMRCTLVNEPGDTAGTYSPWDDNYLCVPNNSPVYFTWSYQGPVAGRTCVRFSEADSAWEDNYLCYRDF